The genomic stretch GCGCGCAACTCGGCCTTGGTGTCCTTCGCGGGCATGAACTCATGCCCGATGAACCCGTGGTAGCCGGTGGCCACGATCGCCCGCATGATCGCCTGGTAGTTGAGCTCCTGCTGCGCGTCCAGCGGTCCGCGACCCGGCACGCCGGCGGTGTGGTAGTGGAGGATCCAGGGCGACGCCTTCTGGATCGTGCGGATCACATCGCCCTCCATGATCTGCATGTGGTAGATGTCGTAGAGCAGCCCGAAGCGCTTGTCGCCGACCGACTCGCAGAGTCGCACTCCCCATTCGGTGTGGTCGCCCATGTGGTCCTTGTGATCGACGCGCGAGTTGAGCATCTCCATGGCGACGCCGAGATTGCATTTTTGCGCCAGCGGCAGCAGCCGCTTCAAACCCGCGGCGCAATTCTCCAGGCCCGTGTCGTCGCCCAGTCCGCGCCGGTCGCCGGCGAAGACAATCACCAGTGGGGCGCCCGCCTCGGAGATTTTCGGAAAGAGCTCCTCGGCGCGCTTCAGGATCGCGTCATGGTTCTCAAGACGATTCAATCCATCGCTGATGGTCGTCGGCCCGTTGGCCACCGGGCAGGCGAGCTTGGCGGCGCGCACTTTCTCGATGTCGGGCGGATCCAGCAGGTCGATGCCGTCCAGGCGCGTGGTCTTCACCAGCTCAATGAGATTTTCGATCGACAGCGAACTGTGGCACCACCGCGCCACGCTCTGCCGCAGCAGCCGGCCATCCTTCGCCGGCGCCCGGCTTCCCGATTGGATCGCCGCGCTCGCGCCGCGCGAAGCCGCCGCCAGCAAGCCCGCGGCAAGAACTTGGCGGCGGTCCATCGCGCTTTGCTCAGAGGTAGGCGCTCATCGGCTCGCAGGAGCAGACGAGGTTGCGGTCGCCAAAGGGATTGTCGACGCGTCCGACGGCCGGCCAGAACTTGCGGTTGCGGACCCAGGGCAGCGGATAGGCGGCCTGCGACCGCGGATAAGCATGGCTCCACGTGTCAGCGCCGATCGCCTCGGCGGTGTGCGGGGCCCCCTTGAGGGGATTGTCGTTTTTGGGGCTTTTCCCCTGCTCAATCTGGGTGATTTCATTGCGAATCTGGATCATCGCCTCGCAGAAACGGTCCAGCTCCTCCTTGGACTCGCTCTCGGTCGGCTCGATCATCAGCGTTCCGGGCACCGGCCAGCTCATGGTCGGGGCGTGGAAGCCGAAATCCATCAGCCGCTTGGCGATGTCGTCGATCTTGATGTCCGCCGAGGCGTCGAAGGCGCGGCAATCCACGATGAACTCGTGGGCGCAGCAGCCACTGGCGTTGACGTAGAGCACCTTGTAGTGGTCGCGGACGCGCTTGGCCATGTAGTTGGCGGAAAGAATGGCGACCTGCGTGGCCTTGCGCAGACCCTCCGCACCCATGAGCGAGATGTAGACCCACGAGATCGGCAGGATGCTGGCGCTGCCGTAGGGTGCCGCGGCAACCGGACCGATCGCATGCTTGCCGGCGTTGGCGGGACGGATCACGGGATGCCCCGGGATGAAGTCAACCAGATGCGGCGCGACGCCGATCGGGCCGATGCCCGGGCCGCCGCCGCCGTGGGGAATGCAGAAGGTCTTGTGCAGGTTCAGGTGACAGACGTCGGCGCCGATCTCGCCGGGCCGGGTCAGTCCGACCTGCGCGTTCATGTTGGCGCCATCCATGTAGACCTGTCCGCCCTGCTCGTGAATGATCGAGCAAAGCTCCTTG from Planctomycetota bacterium encodes the following:
- a CDS encoding TIM barrel protein, which gives rise to MDRRQVLAAGLLAAASRGASAAIQSGSRAPAKDGRLLRQSVARWCHSSLSIENLIELVKTTRLDGIDLLDPPDIEKVRAAKLACPVANGPTTISDGLNRLENHDAILKRAEELFPKISEAGAPLVIVFAGDRRGLGDDTGLENCAAGLKRLLPLAQKCNLGVAMEMLNSRVDHKDHMGDHTEWGVRLCESVGDKRFGLLYDIYHMQIMEGDVIRTIQKASPWILHYHTAGVPGRGPLDAQQELNYQAIMRAIVATGYHGFIGHEFMPAKDTKAELRAAIAACAGD